Proteins encoded by one window of Halobaculum halobium:
- a CDS encoding COG1361 S-layer family protein — MSRRLTPLLFAAVLVISAVGAGFVGVVAADEDPRFETDVAEPVLQPGATQELTIELTNDAADRDDRAEPALDVNATVGDVDGVEVLSSTRELGRMGDGATRAVTVQIDVAANVPGGEHRLPVTVKYRDEDDDDEVVTTTVYATVRVQERARFQLEGVESAAPVGGSGTVSVTVRNVGGESANNAVLAFESGNSDLTFGQSPSARRFIGALGPNETRTVEVDATLVDSAETREYAVDATVEYENEDGASATSRPLSFGVLPVPEQSFGVDDLESTLRVGEEGAVTGTVTNTGEQTVTNAVVLFETTNPNVSPLEPEVAVGTLEPGESANFAFDIEVSDAAEAGPRQFTLRVQYRDREGTRRTGDTIDAPVAIAESRDEFAVSAVNGSFEAGSGGTLTLDVTNNREEPVRDVSAKLFLDAPLSSGDDEGFIDEIPPGETRQVTFDLSVAGSAITGKTYPASVDFRYETSDGDSLISDTYNVPIEATASSGSGLPLGAIGVAAVVVVLGVVAAVYVRRNR, encoded by the coding sequence ATGTCACGCCGTCTTACCCCGCTGTTGTTCGCCGCAGTACTGGTGATCTCGGCCGTCGGCGCCGGGTTCGTCGGTGTCGTCGCAGCCGACGAGGACCCCAGATTCGAAACCGACGTGGCCGAACCGGTGCTCCAGCCCGGGGCGACCCAAGAGCTCACGATCGAACTCACGAACGACGCCGCCGACCGCGACGACCGCGCCGAACCGGCGCTCGACGTGAACGCCACCGTCGGTGACGTCGACGGCGTCGAGGTGCTCTCGTCGACGAGAGAACTCGGACGGATGGGCGACGGTGCGACCCGCGCGGTGACGGTGCAGATCGATGTCGCCGCGAACGTCCCCGGCGGTGAGCACCGCCTCCCCGTCACCGTCAAGTACCGCGACGAGGACGACGACGATGAGGTTGTCACGACGACCGTGTACGCGACGGTCCGCGTGCAAGAGCGCGCCCGATTCCAGCTCGAGGGCGTCGAGTCGGCGGCTCCCGTCGGCGGTTCGGGGACGGTGTCTGTGACGGTGCGCAACGTCGGCGGGGAGTCGGCCAACAACGCGGTGCTGGCCTTCGAGTCCGGCAACAGCGACCTCACGTTCGGGCAGTCGCCGAGCGCCCGTCGGTTCATCGGCGCCCTCGGTCCCAACGAGACGCGAACCGTCGAGGTGGACGCGACGCTCGTCGACTCCGCCGAGACGCGCGAGTACGCGGTCGACGCCACCGTGGAATACGAGAACGAAGACGGCGCGTCGGCCACCTCTCGCCCACTTTCGTTCGGCGTCTTGCCCGTGCCAGAACAGTCGTTCGGGGTCGACGACCTCGAGAGCACTCTCCGCGTCGGCGAGGAAGGAGCGGTCACCGGAACCGTGACAAACACGGGCGAGCAGACCGTGACGAACGCGGTCGTGCTGTTCGAGACGACGAACCCGAACGTCTCGCCGCTGGAGCCGGAAGTCGCGGTCGGCACGCTCGAACCCGGCGAGTCGGCCAACTTCGCGTTCGACATCGAGGTGTCCGACGCCGCCGAGGCTGGCCCGCGTCAGTTCACGCTGCGCGTCCAGTACCGGGATCGGGAGGGGACCCGACGCACCGGCGATACGATCGACGCTCCCGTCGCGATCGCCGAGTCCCGTGACGAGTTCGCGGTGAGCGCCGTCAACGGGTCCTTCGAGGCCGGAAGCGGCGGAACGCTCACGCTCGACGTGACGAACAACCGCGAGGAGCCCGTGCGCGACGTGTCCGCGAAGCTGTTCCTCGACGCGCCGCTGTCGTCCGGGGACGACGAGGGGTTCATCGACGAGATCCCTCCCGGTGAGACGAGACAGGTGACGTTCGACCTCTCGGTCGCCGGAAGCGCGATCACCGGCAAGACGTACCCCGCGAGCGTCGACTTCCGCTACGAGACGAGCGACGGTGACTCCCTGATCTCGGACACGTACAACGTGCCGATCGAGGCGACCGCCTCCAGCGGGAGTGGGCTCCCGCTCGGCGCCATCGGTGTCGCCGCCGTCGTCGTCGTTCTTGGCGTCGTCGCCGCCGTCTACGTTCGGCGCAACAGATGA
- a CDS encoding DoxX family membrane protein has translation MYDTILLQGASDLFASAGSAEVFLLSRLLFGFVLAFMGLNHFMMTDGLAGYSEAKGIPAPRLATLFSGGLLIVGGVGVAAGAFVAVAAGGLAVFLLLSAVTIHDFWAVPEDQQQDEMTSFLKNTVMAGASLAFLALASAPWPYALNVSLF, from the coding sequence ATGTACGATACGATCCTGCTGCAGGGTGCATCCGACCTGTTTGCCAGCGCCGGCTCCGCGGAGGTCTTCCTCCTCTCGCGGCTGCTGTTCGGCTTCGTCCTCGCGTTCATGGGACTGAACCACTTCATGATGACCGACGGGCTCGCCGGGTACTCGGAGGCGAAGGGGATTCCCGCGCCCCGCCTCGCGACGCTGTTCTCCGGCGGCCTGTTGATCGTCGGCGGCGTCGGCGTCGCCGCCGGCGCGTTCGTCGCCGTCGCCGCCGGCGGACTCGCGGTGTTCCTCCTGCTGTCGGCGGTCACCATCCACGACTTCTGGGCGGTGCCCGAGGACCAGCAGCAAGACGAGATGACCTCGTTCCTGAAGAACACCGTCATGGCCGGTGCGTCGCTGGCGTTCCTCGCGCTCGCGTCGGCGCCGTGGCCGTACGCGCTGAACGTCTCGCTCTTCTAG
- a CDS encoding DICT sensory domain-containing protein, which produces MSLRAVIDTVEGREKRLTVFDPPNADAIAELREYFASQAVQIEEGTTDSGLSGYVVLSDDQDDEVLAAVDLRHLDGDIAVGPGEQSAFAPILEHLDGTTFTSYDIPRMMAATREMEDRAWRAGAGELHAGFQRVGAIRAQKGVYEDLATKDIDIHTYCAPSDDTPDIEGVTIHQVDNAEIRRSWFVVFDGGGNPNDACALLAEERGEADERRFYGFWTYDAGVVETVLAHLRDKYTVTV; this is translated from the coding sequence ATGTCACTCCGGGCAGTTATCGATACCGTCGAGGGGCGAGAGAAGCGCTTGACGGTGTTCGATCCGCCGAACGCCGACGCGATCGCCGAGTTGCGCGAGTATTTCGCCTCGCAGGCGGTTCAGATCGAGGAGGGGACGACCGACAGCGGGCTTTCCGGCTACGTGGTCCTGTCGGACGATCAAGACGACGAGGTGCTCGCGGCGGTGGACCTCCGACATCTCGACGGCGACATCGCGGTCGGCCCGGGTGAGCAGAGCGCGTTCGCGCCGATCCTCGAGCATCTCGACGGCACGACGTTCACGTCCTACGACATCCCACGGATGATGGCGGCGACCCGCGAGATGGAGGACCGCGCGTGGCGCGCGGGTGCCGGCGAACTCCACGCCGGCTTCCAGCGCGTCGGCGCGATCCGCGCCCAGAAGGGCGTCTACGAGGATCTGGCCACGAAGGACATCGACATCCACACCTACTGCGCGCCGAGCGACGACACGCCCGATATCGAGGGCGTGACGATCCACCAGGTGGACAACGCGGAGATCCGGCGCTCGTGGTTCGTCGTGTTCGACGGCGGCGGCAACCCGAACGACGCCTGCGCGCTCCTCGCCGAGGAGCGTGGCGAGGCCGACGAGCGCCGGTTCTACGGCTTTTGGACGTACGACGCGGGCGTCGTCGAGACGGTGCTAGCCCACCTCCGCGACAAGTACACGGTCACGGTGTGA
- a CDS encoding ATP-NAD kinase family protein, with protein sequence MRIGFLLNPVAGMGGRVGLKGTDGKVAEARARGAEPRAPDRAGRAVNALAERAPDAELFAWDDPMGAAEARAAGFDPTVLGSPADADGAETTAADTRRAVEAFLEADVALVLFVGGDGTAADVAETLEGTDTPMLGVPAGVKVYSSVFAVSPEDAAYVAATFDRTERREVMDIDEDEYREGEVHPELRAVAHVPVAEALQSGKQTSAGTVESLAEGVADDVRARPETTWVLGPGSTVGEVKEELGFEGSPIGVDVYRGGDVLALDAAETEVLGALGDDNVIVVTPIGGQGFVFGRGNPQLSPAVIRECDLEIVASRDKLDDLRVLRVDTDDPELDEALRGWVKVRVGRFERRMMKIV encoded by the coding sequence ATGCGAATCGGGTTCCTGCTCAACCCCGTCGCCGGGATGGGCGGCCGAGTCGGGCTGAAGGGCACCGACGGGAAGGTCGCCGAGGCGCGCGCCCGCGGCGCCGAGCCGCGGGCGCCCGACCGCGCAGGCCGCGCGGTCAACGCACTCGCCGAGCGTGCCCCCGATGCAGAGCTGTTCGCGTGGGACGACCCGATGGGCGCGGCTGAGGCGCGTGCGGCCGGGTTCGATCCCACGGTGCTCGGCTCGCCCGCCGACGCCGACGGCGCGGAGACCACCGCCGCGGACACCCGCCGCGCCGTCGAGGCGTTTCTCGAAGCCGACGTCGCCCTCGTGTTGTTCGTCGGCGGCGACGGCACCGCCGCGGATGTCGCCGAGACGCTGGAGGGGACTGACACCCCGATGCTCGGCGTCCCAGCTGGCGTGAAGGTGTACTCCTCGGTGTTCGCCGTGTCCCCGGAAGACGCAGCCTACGTGGCCGCGACGTTCGATCGCACCGAGCGCCGCGAGGTGATGGACATCGACGAGGACGAGTACCGCGAGGGCGAGGTCCACCCCGAGCTCCGGGCCGTCGCGCACGTGCCCGTCGCCGAGGCGCTCCAGTCGGGGAAACAGACGAGCGCCGGCACCGTCGAATCGCTCGCCGAGGGCGTCGCCGACGACGTTCGCGCCCGTCCGGAGACGACGTGGGTGCTCGGCCCGGGTTCGACCGTCGGCGAGGTCAAAGAAGAACTGGGGTTCGAGGGCTCGCCGATCGGCGTCGACGTGTACCGCGGCGGCGACGTGCTTGCGCTCGACGCCGCCGAGACCGAGGTTCTCGGCGCGCTGGGCGACGACAACGTCATCGTCGTCACGCCCATCGGCGGCCAGGGCTTCGTGTTCGGCCGCGGCAACCCCCAGCTGTCGCCGGCGGTCATCCGCGAGTGCGACCTGGAGATCGTCGCGTCCCGGGACAAACTCGACGACCTCCGGGTGCTGCGCGTCGACACCGACGACCCCGAACTGGACGAGGCGCTCCGGGGCTGGGTGAAGGTGCGGGTCGGGCGCTTCGAACGGCGCATGATGAAGATCGTGTGA